In Oncorhynchus nerka isolate Pitt River linkage group LG26, Oner_Uvic_2.0, whole genome shotgun sequence, one DNA window encodes the following:
- the LOC115122273 gene encoding mediator of RNA polymerase II transcription subunit 25-like isoform X5, with translation MDLPIKPGANQVADVVFVIEGTANLGPYFESLRKHYILPAIEYFNGGPPAETDFGGDYGGTQYGLVVFNTVDCAPESYVQCHAPTSSAFEFVSWIDSIQFMGGGAESCSLIAEGLSVALQLFDDFKKMREQIGQTHKVCVLLCNSPPYLLPAVESVSYTGCTADNLVKIIRDRGIHFSVVSPRKLPALRALFDRASPVGGQVDPHPDYSQDPFHMILVRGISLPVSSGGGLGPLKPILPPQPLPVSQPPLGPASQAPPPISTAHPYQPPPSLNAAQAAAQMAVEAANNQKSRFPGMVNPGPPFSGQSTLPSVAGVKLAPSSQPSLSTVTIVSTPMLPQQQVPPPQQQQVQPPGQPQPNQQQPVPPQQQQPTANQQTPPSSQPGMPGVSAAQANPIGGQQQGVANKIVAWSGVLEWQEKPKASSMDSNTKLTRSLPCQVQVNQGENLNADQWPQKLIMQLIPQQLLTTLGPLFRNSRMVQFLFTNKDVESLKGLYRIMATGFAGCVHFPHSAPCEVRVLMLLYSSKKRIFMGLIPNDQSGFVNGIRQVITNHKQVQQHRSLGSGGPMPGPPGQVQPNQNFLNRPQGPIPVSHGNVQQQSVVVGMPSVSQVTLMEEQQRQANLVIVLLKDEFLAQYLLERRQPGFPL, from the exons ATGGACCTGCCCATTAAACCTGGCGCCAATCAAGTGGCAGACGTGGTGTTTGTCATCGAAGGAACTGCAAACCTCGGCCCCTATTTTGAATCCCTCAGAAAACATTACATACTACCTGCAATCGA GTACTTCAATGGAGGCCCTCCAGCAGAGACAGACTTTGGAGGAGAT tatgGAGGCACACAGTATGGTCTTGTTGTGTTCAACACAGTGGACTGTGCTCCTGAATCCTACGTCCAGTGTCACGCACCAACCAGCTCAGCCTTTGAGTTTGTCTCGTGGATTGACAGCATCCA GTTCatgggaggaggagcagagagctgtAGTCTCATCGCAGAGGGTCTGTCTGTGGCCTTGCAGCTCTTTGATGACTTCAAAAAGATGAGGGAGCAAAT AGGTCAGACACACAAAGTCTGTGTGCTGCTGTGTAACTCTCCGCCATACCTGCTCCCTGCCGTGGAGAGTGTCAGCTATACGGGCTGCACTGCAGACAATCTGGTCAAGATCATCAGAGAT AGAGGGATTCATTTTTCTGTGGTGTCGCCACGGAAACTGCCAGCGTTACGGGCGCTGTTCGACAGGGCGTCACCAGTTGGGGGACAGGTCGACCCCCACCCAGACTACAGCCAAGATCCCTTCCACATGATCCTGGTTAGGGGTATCTCACTTCCTG TGTCATCAGGGGGAGGATTGGGCCCTCTCAAACCAATTCTACCCCCTCAACCCCTGCCTGTCAGTCAGCCTCCTCTTGGTCCCGCCTCGCAGGCTCCTCCACCAATAAGCACGGCCCATCCATATCAG CCCCCACCTTCCCTTAACGCGGCCCAGGCAGCTGCACAGATGGCTGTAGAGGCAGCCAACAACCAGAAGAGTCGCT TCCCAGGCATGGTCAATCCTGGTCCCCCATTCAGCGGTCAGTCAACTCTCCCATCTGTAGCAGGAGTGAAGTTGGCTCCCTCCAGTCAGCCCAGCCTATCCACAGTCACCATAGTTTCCACACCCATGTTGCCTCAGCAACAAGTCCCTCCCCCACAGCAGCAACAAGTCCAGCCGCCAGGACAACCACAGCCCAATCAGCAGCAGCCGGTGCCCCCTCAGCAGCAGCAGCCCACAGCCAATCAGCAGACGCCCCCATCCTCACAGCCTGGCATG ccaggtgtgtctgcagcCCAGGCAAATCCGATTGGGGGGCAGCAGCAAGGCGTTGCCAATAAGATTGTAGCATGGAGTGGGGTACTGGAGTGGCAAGAG AAGCCCAAAGCCTCGTCTATGGATTCCAATACCAAACTCACTCGCTCCCTGCCCTGCCAGGTGCAAGTCAACCAAGGAGAGAACCT AAATGCCGACCAGTGGCCACAGAAGCTCATCATGCAATTGATCCCACAACAGCTACTG aCAACACTCGGTCCCCTCTTCAGAAACTCTAGAATGGTTCAGTTTCTCTTCACCAACAAAGATGTAGAGTCACTAAAAGGTCTTTATCGTATCATGGCCACTGGATTT GCGGGGTGCGTCCACTTCCCCCACAGCGCCCCCTGTGAGGTGCGGGTGCTCATGCTGCTCTACTCCTCCAAGAAGAGGATTTTCATGGGCCTCATCCCCAACGACCAGAGTGGCTTCGTCAACGGCATCCGACAGGTCATCACCAACCACAAACAGGTCCAGCAGCACCGCTCG TTAGGTTCAGGAGGGCCGATGCCAGGGCCACCTGGCCAGGTTCAACCCAATCAGAACTTCCTCAACCGGCCGCAGGGGCCCATCCCTGTCTCCCATGGCAACGTGCAGCAGCAG tCTGTGGTGGTGGGCATGCCCTCTGTTAGTCAGGTCACTCTGATGGAGGAACAGCAGAGACAGGCCAACCTG gttattgtcttgctgaaagatgAATTCCTCGCCCAGTATCTGTTGGAAAGaagacaaccaggttttcctttatGA